A single window of Candidatus Zixiibacteriota bacterium DNA harbors:
- the rimM gene encoding ribosome maturation factor RimM (Essential for efficient processing of 16S rRNA), with translation MNEAQQYITVGRLGRTRGVHGELYITPLTDFPDRFLDLTEIFVENRGRWERYEIRSSRLIGGKPVIGFVDIMTLEDAARLTNRHVAVPRERVVELPSGSYYIFDLVGCVAYEVGTERRLGEIVDVRQYPANDAYVIRREDGSDVLFPAVRHYVKSIDIAHKKIVIDAAGLFDDA, from the coding sequence GTGAACGAGGCGCAGCAGTACATCACGGTGGGACGGCTGGGTCGCACGCGCGGCGTGCACGGCGAGTTGTATATCACGCCGTTGACCGACTTTCCGGACCGCTTTCTCGATCTCACCGAGATTTTCGTCGAGAATCGCGGCCGCTGGGAGCGATACGAGATTCGTTCGTCGCGACTGATCGGCGGGAAGCCGGTGATCGGGTTTGTCGATATCATGACGCTCGAAGATGCGGCCCGTCTCACGAACCGTCACGTGGCGGTGCCGCGTGAGAGGGTGGTGGAGCTTCCGTCGGGAAGCTACTACATTTTCGACCTGGTCGGGTGCGTGGCGTACGAAGTCGGAACGGAGCGGCGGCTGGGCGAGATTGTCGACGTGCGGCAATACCCGGCCAACGACGCGTACGTGATACGGCGGGAAGACGGGAGCGACGTGCTGTTCCCGGCGGTTCGGCACTACGTGAAGTCGATCGATATCGCGCACAAGAAGATCGTGATCGACGCGGCCGGGTTGTTTGACGACGCCTGA